Proteins from one Rosa chinensis cultivar Old Blush chromosome 7, RchiOBHm-V2, whole genome shotgun sequence genomic window:
- the LOC112179849 gene encoding uncharacterized protein LOC112179849, translated as MSKRLRSNVSVAQKANIGVTLTKRRRVQANEPSLPNSLQDELDVLDMPTSNRTTQRAIASTIIQRPTVGDSMNAHVQCQTTNQPLINATTEGLNDARTSVDIQGSTTGTHCLALLRSRKKVRGKTRGLNADKVHEQLGTKIPVTFKKENGRPTGPYAEMFANEIGFTIRNHAPLNVKKWKEVKPEDRTSLIKRITTKYDIDMSLPWVKRYVNKSFGTVFANFRYKLKKHFEQFSTKEEALENKHKDVKTEEEWAFLCTYFSSEDFQIVSEKNYINRSHLKYHHKAGSKSFMSHQEQIAAQSGEMLGAIERFEMEYKSIKKGWDLGAKELWDQMVKMRTETTLPDGTQTMNDDEICAKVLGVKSGYIKGCGFGPRPPPSSTSRSSLDEMSEKNKELEDKLEETQDTIKAQQEKIDAQNVLIQELQEQGKKFEQFMATFMNQQASS; from the exons ATGTCGAAACGTCTTCGTTCGAACGTTTCCGTTGCCCAAAAGGCTAATATTG GTGTCACTTTGACAAAACGGCGACGTGTACAAGCAAACGAACCTTCACTTCCAAATTCTTTGCAAGATGAACTTGATGTTCTTGATATGCCTACCTCTAATAGAACTACCCAAAGGGCTATTGCTAGTACCATTATCCAAAGGCCTACTGTTG GTGACTCAATGAATGCACACGTTCAGTGCCAAACTACTAACCAGCCATTAATAAATGCTACAACTGAAGGGTTGAATGATGCTAGGACATCAGTCGATATCCAAGGATCTACTACAGGTACTCATTGTCTTGCTTTGtt AAGGTCCAGAAAAAAAGTGCGTGGAAAGACAAGAGGTTTAAATGCTGATAAGGTGCATGAGCAGCTTGGTACTAAAATACCTGTgactttcaagaaagaaaatggCAGACCCACAGGTCCATATGCAGAAATGTTTGCTAATGAAATTGGATTCACCATTCGGAATCATGCACCTCTAAATGTGAAAAAATGGAAGGAAGTAAAACCAGAAGATAGGACAAGTTTGATCAAAAGAATAACT ACTAAGTACGACATTGACATGTCTCTACCTTGGGTTAAGAGATATGTGAATAAATCGTTTGGAACAGTGTTTGCTAACTTTCGTTATAAGCTGAAGAAGCATTTTGAGCAATTCTCAACAAAAGAGGAagcattagaaaataaacacaaagatgTTAAAACTGAAGAAGAATGGGCTTTTCTGTGCACTTATTTTTCTAGTGAAGATTTTCAG ATTGTTTCAGAGAAAAATTATATTAATAGGTCACATTTGAAATATCACCATAAAGCAGGGTCGAAGTCTTTTATGTCGCATCAAGAACAGATT GCTGCACAATCAGGGGAGATGCTAGGTGCAATTGAACGCTTTGAAATGGAGTACAAAAGCATTAAAAAAGGTTGGGACTTGGGAGCGAAAGAATTATGG GATCAAATGGTTAAGATGCGAACTGAGACAACCCTTCCTGATGGGACTCAAACTATGAATGATGATGAAATATGTGCAAAGGTTCTTGGAGTAAAATCAGGCTACATCAAGGGTTGTGGTTTTGGCCCTAGGCCTCCACCATCTAGCACTTCTCGATCGTCACTAGATGAAATGTCTGAGAAGAATAAAGAGTTAGAAGATAAACTTGAAGAGACCCAAGATACTATAAAGGCTCAACAAGAAAAGATTGATGCACAAAACGTGCTGATCCAAGAATTGCAGGAGCAAGGCAAAAAGTTTGAGCAGTTCATGGCAACCTTTATGAACCAACAAGCATCAAGTTAG
- the LOC112179652 gene encoding alcohol acyl transferase 1 allele GSd, with protein MASLCPLVFQVNRCEPRLITPAKPTPHETKLLSDIDDQQGLRFHVPFIMSYKNNPSILLKQNDPVKVISDALSRALEYYNPLAGRLREVHNKKLMVNCKGEGILFVEANANVTLDELGDAILPPCPFLEEFLFNVPGSDGILGSPLILIQVTRLNCGGFIFALRLNHTMCDAFGLVQFLNAVGEIAQGAEAPSTIPVWERELLSARDPPQISCTHHEFDDTIDHSYLNSATTVQRSLCFGPEEIKALKEHLPPHLSTCSSTFDLITACLWKCRTISLEMDPKQIVRLSCAVNARGKHKTLCLPPGYYGNTFAYPAVVSTAERLCNSPLGYAVELVKKSKAKMSEEYLRSVADFEEIRGRPPLAMEGMSDFIVSDNTRTGLGEIDFGWGKPVYAGVAKSFDMVSFYVKNTNKAEQYKVLVPICLPLSSMERFQQELMKMISFDKVEIPSYI; from the exons ATGGCCTCATTATGCCCACTCGTATTCCAGGTGAATCGCTGCGAACCTCGACTAATAACACCCGCAAAACCAACACCACATGAAACAAAGCTGCTGTCGGATATTGACGACCAGCAAGGCCTCAGGTTCCATGTTCCATTCATCATGTCTTACAAGAACAATCCTTCAATATTGTTGAAACAAAATGACCCTGTTAAGGTGATCAGTGACGCGTTGAGTAGAGCACTGGAGTATTACAACCCTTTGGCTGGTAGGCTCAGGGAAGTGCATAATAAAAAGCTTATGGTGAACTGCAAAGGAGAAGGCATCTTGTTCGTCGAGGCCAATGCCAACGTCACACTCGACGAACTCGGGGACGCAATTCTACCGCCTTGTCCATTCTTAGAGGAGTTCCTGTTTAACGTGCCAGGCTCTGATGGTATTCTTGGTTCTCCTTTGATCTTGATACAG GTAACCCGTCTGAATTGCGGAGGTTTCATATTTGCATTGCGGTTAAACCACACAATGTGTGACGCATTTGGTTTGGTTCAATTCTTGAACGCAGTAGGCGAGATTGCCCAAGGCGCAGAAGCACCTTCTACTATACCAGTGTGGGAACGAGAGCTCTTGAGCGCTCGAGATCCTCCACAAATTTCATGTACACATCATGAATTTGATGATACCATTGACCACTCATATCTGAACTCTGCAACGACAGTCCAACGATCTTTATGTTTTGGTCCCGAGGAGATAAAGGCCCTCAAGGAGCATCTTCCACCACACCTTTCCACCTGTTCATCCACATTTGATTTAATAACAGCTTGCTTGTGGAAATGTCGAACAATTTCACTTGAAATGGACCCAAAACAGATTGTCCGTCTATCATGCGCAGTTAATGCACGTGGTAAACACAAAACTTTATGTCTTCCTCCAGGATACTATGGCAATACATTTGCATATCCGGCTGTTGTTTCAACTGCAGAACGTTTATGTAACAGTCCGTTGGGATATGCAGTGGAGTTGGTGAAGAAATCGAAAGCTAAAATGAGTGAAGAGTACTTAAGATCTGTGGCAGATTTTGAGGAGATAAGAGGACGACCTCCACTTGCAATGGAAGGCATGAGTGACTTTATAGTTTCGGATAACACACGAACAGGTTTGGGAGAAATTGATTTCGGGTGGGGAAAGCCAGTATATGCTGGAGTTGCTAAGTCCTTCGATATGGTTAGCTTCTATGTCAAGAACACAAACAAAGCTGAGCAATATAAAGTTCTGGTACCAATATGCTTGCCATTATCGTCCATGGAGAGGTTTCAGCAAGAGCTCATGAAGATGATTAGTTTCGACAAAGTGGAGATACcatcatatatataa